In Strigops habroptila isolate Jane chromosome 2, bStrHab1.2.pri, whole genome shotgun sequence, one genomic interval encodes:
- the LOC115601470 gene encoding galactosylgalactosylxylosylprotein 3-beta-glucuronosyltransferase 1-like gives MLRRRNLLTTILIALPWALLLTLWHQYPTTHYLSLLRKETDENVTSKAFLNGTSALREGGLPSCIRQQQSTGATPRVIQSYVYSRPPPWSDTLPTIFVITPTYTRPVQKAELTRLANTFLHVQNLHWVVVEDSPRRTNLVSNLLEKAGLNFTHLNVETPKSLKLGLSWIPSHTPRGTLQRNLGLHWLRDSFSNTAPPEGVVYFADDDNTYSLELFEEMRYTRRVSVWPVAFVGGLRYESPKVSPAGKVVGWKTVFDPNRPFAIDMAGFAISIKLILEKPQASFKLEGVKGGYQETSLLKDLVTMDGLEPKAANCTKVLVWHTRTERPTLVNEGKRGFTDPRVEV, from the exons ATGCTGAGGAGACGTAACCTTCTGACCACGATCCTGATTGCCTTGCCATGGGCTCTTCTCCTAACCTTGTGGCATCAGTACCCAACCACCCACTACCTCAGCCTGCTGAGAA aAGAGACAGATGAGAACGTGACCTCTAAAGCTTTCCTCAATGGTACATCTGCACTGAGAGAAGGCGGCCTCCCATCATGCATTcggcagcagcaaagcacagggGCAACGCCAAGAGTCATCCAGAGTTATGTGTACTCCAGGCCTCCCCCATGGTCAGACACCCTGCCAACCATCTTTGTTATCACCCCTACCTACACCCGGCCAGTGCAGAAAGCTGAGCTGACCCGTCTGGCCAACACCTTCCTACACGTGCAGAACCTGCActgggtggtggtggaggaCTCGCCCCGCAGGACCAATCTGGTATCCAACCTGCTGGAGAAGGCAGGGCTCAACTTCACCCACCTCAATGTGGAGACACCCAAGAGTCTGAAGCTGGGGCTGTCCTGGATCCCATCCCACACCCCAAGGGGGACACTACAGAGGAACCTGGGGCTGCACTGGCTGAGGGACAGCTTCAGCAACACCGCACCACCAGAAGGGGTAGTGTATTTTGCCGATGATGACAACACCTACAGCCTGGAGCTCTTTGAAGAG ATGCGCTACACAAGGAGGGTGTCAGTCTGGCCCGTGGCTTTCGTTGGGGGGCTGCGATATGAATCCCCAAAAGTGAGCCCAGCAGGGAAGGTGGTGGGCTGGAAAACCGTCTTTGACCCGAACCGGCCCTTTGCTATTGACATGGCTGGATTTGCTATCAGCATCAAGCTGATTCTGGAGAAGCCTCAGGCCAGTTTCAAGCTGGAGGGAGTTAAAGGAGGCTACCAGGAAACCAGTCTGCTGAAGGATCTAGTGACTATGGATGGGCTGGAGCCCAAAGCAGCCAACTGCACTAAG GTGTTGGTGTGGCACACAAGAACTGAGAGGCCCACTCTGGTTAACGAAGGCAAGCGTGGATTTACAGACCCCAGAGTAGAGGTGTAA